The proteins below come from a single Rosa rugosa chromosome 2, drRosRugo1.1, whole genome shotgun sequence genomic window:
- the LOC133731905 gene encoding phototropin-1, whose protein sequence is MQVEVSKHTEGSKDKMLRPNGLPESLIRYDARQKEMATHSVTELVQAVRRPRSLSESINRPFRKSGGGGRGEEVIEALARRNSESLPRRNSENVAPPRRNSLGDAKISMQCINEVPEKKQKKSRRRSFMGVIRKSQTQSQPDDDTFDNFGDSEDVRDDSDNDERPMSLEDKARKKEMRKGIDLATTLERIEKNFVITDPRLPDNPIIFASDSFLELTEYSREEILGRNCRFLQGSETDPATVKKIREAIDNQTDVTVQLINYTKSGKKFWNVFHLQPMRDQKGEVQYFIGVQLDGSQHIEPLHNSIPEVTAKESEKLVKETAVNVDEAARELPDANMKPEDLWMNHSKIVHPKPHRRDSPPWRAIQKILDSGEQIGLKHFKPIKPLGSGDTGSVHLVQLCGTDQYYAMKAMDKSIMLNRNKVHRACAEREILDMLDHPFLPALYASFQTKTHVCLITDYYPGGELFLLLDSQPTKILKEDSVRFYVAEVVVALEYLHCQGIIYRDLKPENVLLQSSGHVTLTDFDLSCLTSCKPQLLIPTINEKKRHHKGQQNPIFMAEPMRASNSFVGTEEYIAPEIITGAGHSSAVDWWALGILIYEMLYGYTPFRGKTRQKTFANILHKDLKFPGSIPASLQAKQLMYRLLHRDPKNRLGSQEGASEIKRHPFFRGINWALVRCMNPPQLDAPLFGTTEAEKGAKLVDPEMQDLQTNIF, encoded by the exons atGCAAGTGGAGGTGAGCAAGCACACTGAGGGGTCCAAGGATAAGATGCTGCGCCCCAATGGATTGCCTGAATCCCTCATTCGATATGATG CTCGTCAGAAAGAGATGGCTACACATTCAGTAACTGAGCTTGTGCAGGCAGTGAGGAGACCGAGGTCACTTAGTGAATCGATAAATCGTCCCTTTAGAAAGTCCGGAGGTGGCGGTAGGGGAGAGGAGGTAATAGAAGCTCTTGCGAGGAGAAACTCCGAGAGTTTGCCTCGGAGAAACTCAGAGAATGTGGCACCACCTAGACGTAACTCACTTGGGGATGCTAAAATCTCAATGCAGTGTATCAATGAGGTTCctgaaaagaaacagaaaaaatctAGACGGCGCTCTTTCATGGG GGTTATTCGGAAAAGTCAAACTCAAAGCCAACCCGATGATGATACATTTGACAACTTTGGTGATTCTGAGGATGTCCGTGATGACAGTGACAATGATGAGAGACCTATGAGTCTTGAAGATAAAGCGAGGAAGAAGGAAATGAGGAAGGGTATAGATCTTGCTACGACGCTGGAACGTATAGAGAAAAACTTTGTCATTACTGATCCAAGGCTGCCTGATAATCCCATT ATATTTGCATCCGACAGCTTCTTAGAGCTAACGGAGTACAGCCGCGAAGAAATATTGGGAAGAAATTGCAG ATTCCTTCAAGGATCTGAGACTGATCCAGCAACTGTGAAAAAAATAAGAGAGGCAATTGACAACCAGACTGACGTGACTGTACAACTCATCAATTACACGAAAAGCG GCAAAAAGTTCTGGAATGTCTTTCATCTGCAGCCTATGCGTGATCAAAAG GGAGAAGTACAGTATTTTATTGGAGTACAACTTGATGGCAGTCAGCACATTGAGCCTCTGCATAACTCTATTCCTGAAGTTACAGCAAAAGAGAGTGAAAAACTG GTCAAAGAGACTGCAGTTAATGTTGATGAGGCAGCAAGAGAACTTCCAGATGCCAATATG AAACCAGAAGATTTATGGATGAATCATTCAAAGATCGTTCATCCAAAGCCTCATAGAAGGGACAGCCCCCCTTGGAGAGCTATTCAAAAG ATTCTAGACAGTGGAGAACAGATAGGATTGAAACATTTTAAGCCTATAAAGCCCTTGGGATCTGGTGATACTGGCAG TGTGCATTTGGTCCAATTGTGTGGAACTGATCAGTACTACGCCATGAAGGCTATGGATAAGAGTATCATGCTCAATAGGAACAAG GTGCACAGAGCTTGTGCAGAGAGAGAAATCCTCGACATGTTGGATCACCCTTTTCTTCCTGCATTGTATGCTTCGTTTCAG ACCAAAACACATGTTTGCCTGATCACTGATTACTACCCTGGTGGAGAACTCTTCCTACTTTTGGACAGTCAACCAACGAAGATACTGAAGGAAGATTCAGTGAG ATTTTATGTTGCAGAGGTAGTTGTTGCCTTGGAGTATCTTCACTGTCAAG GGATAATTTACAGGGATTTGAAGCCTGAAAATGTTTTACTTCAGAGCAGTGGGCACGTAACCCTGACCGATTTTGATTTATCGTGTTTGACATCTTGCAAACCACAG CTTTTAATTCCGACCATAAACGAAAAGAAAAGGCATCACAAAGGTCAACAGAATCCAATCTTCATGGCTGAACCAATGAGAGCATCAAATTCTTTTGTTGGAACGGAAGAGTACATCGCTCCG GAAATCATAACTGGAGCTGGCCATTCTAGTGCAGTAGACTGGTGGGCTCTTG gtatTCTTATATATGAAATGCTCTATGGATATACACCATTTAGGGGAAAGACAAGGCAAAAGACGTTCGCCAATATTCTTCACAAGGATCTCAAATTTCCAGGAAGTATACCG GCAAGTCTCCAAGCAAAACAGTTAATGTATCGGTTGTTGCATCGTGATCCCAAAAACAGATTGGGGTCTCAGGAAGGGGCAAGCGAAATTAAGCGTCACCCTTTCTTTCGGGGTATCAACTGGGCTCTAGTTCGCTGCATG AACCCTCCTCAACTCGATGCTCCTCTCTTCGGGACAACTGAAGCTGAAAAGGGTGCTAAGCTTGTGGATCCTGAGATGCAAGATCTACAAACAAATATTTTCTAA